A single window of Rubripirellula lacrimiformis DNA harbors:
- a CDS encoding amidohydrolase family protein gives MSDTHRVITARWILPVDGEPIQGGWIRLDDHQIFEVQTSKPPTAAIDLGDVAVLPGLVNAHTHLEFSDLSQPIGEPGITLPQWISMVVRQRGDSDVDRRNRSIADGIQQSAAASVALIGDIATPPCHYDLLGSEESNPNAMPAIVSFAEVLGLSRPRSDARWKAAQDHLACDDGFGYSPHAPYSTPREMITRCVDASAKSGRPLAMHVAESPAERELLTAGTGPFADALAAMGVWNADLFPWDDRPLEWLIDELSRSSRGLLVHANDFGDREIQRIAQHSNLSVVYCPRTHAFFDYPPHPVDRLLQAGVLVALGTDSRASNPDLNLWGEVQHLLRHRTDLPPADVLRMATASGADALGRPDYGRIQPGCRSILGMLPTNAKSIDGVYESFRSEFPIPVPR, from the coding sequence TTGTCCGATACCCATCGCGTGATCACTGCCAGGTGGATTTTGCCGGTCGACGGCGAACCGATCCAGGGTGGCTGGATTCGTCTCGACGATCACCAGATTTTCGAAGTCCAAACATCCAAGCCACCGACCGCCGCGATCGACCTGGGGGATGTCGCCGTGTTGCCCGGATTGGTCAACGCCCATACGCACTTAGAATTCTCGGACTTGTCACAGCCGATCGGTGAACCGGGAATCACTTTGCCACAATGGATTTCGATGGTCGTTCGGCAGCGGGGTGACAGCGACGTCGATCGACGCAACCGGTCGATCGCCGACGGCATCCAGCAGTCCGCTGCGGCATCGGTTGCCCTGATCGGCGACATCGCCACCCCGCCTTGCCATTATGACCTGCTGGGCAGCGAAGAATCGAACCCAAACGCGATGCCGGCAATCGTTTCGTTTGCGGAAGTCCTAGGTCTGTCCCGGCCGCGTAGCGACGCACGCTGGAAAGCTGCCCAGGACCACCTGGCCTGCGATGACGGGTTCGGCTACAGCCCGCACGCGCCCTATTCGACGCCCCGCGAAATGATCACGCGATGCGTGGACGCGTCGGCAAAATCCGGTCGCCCATTGGCAATGCATGTTGCCGAATCCCCGGCCGAACGTGAACTGTTGACTGCCGGCACCGGACCGTTTGCCGATGCGCTGGCCGCCATGGGCGTTTGGAATGCGGACCTATTCCCCTGGGACGATCGACCGCTGGAATGGTTGATCGACGAACTGTCCCGATCCAGCCGTGGGTTATTGGTGCATGCCAATGACTTTGGTGATCGGGAGATCCAGCGAATCGCCCAACACAGCAACCTGTCCGTGGTCTACTGCCCCCGGACGCACGCCTTTTTCGACTACCCACCGCACCCGGTAGATCGGCTTTTGCAGGCCGGCGTCTTGGTTGCACTGGGAACCGATTCGCGGGCCAGCAATCCCGACCTGAATCTGTGGGGCGAAGTGCAACACCTGCTTCGCCATCGCACGGACCTACCGCCAGCAGACGTCCTGCGGATGGCGACCGCGTCCGGCGCAGACGCACTTGGCCGTCCCGATTACGGTCGCATCCAACCCGGGTGCCGATCCATCCTAGGCATGCTTCCCACCAACGCCAAATCGATCGATGGAGTCTACGAATCATTCCGGTCCGAATTTCCCATTCCGGTCCCACGGTGA
- a CDS encoding UbiD family decarboxylase, translating into MKHRSTRDVVEDLRRDGRLIEVTDEVDPHLEMAEIQRRVYARGGPGLLFSRVRGTRFPAASNLFGSLDQARYLFRDTLESVRRLIEVKLDPSVLPKHPLRYAGVPMTALRMLPRSVRSGAVQANQCQISDLPPIQSWPDDGGAFVTLPQVLSDDPTAAGESQQTRLMRANLGMYRIQLSGNQYVPDREIGLHYQIHRGIGVHHRAALDRDQPLRVCITVGGSPAMSLAAVMPLPEGLTELTFGGALSGRRIRMVRGSHAPVYADADFAIIGTIDPSRTKPEGPFGDHLGYYSLQHPFPMMSVEKVWHRDDAIWPFTVVGRPPQEDTTFGQLIHELTDPIIPTVIPGVKAVHAVDAAGVHPLLLAIGSERYMPYIQRSEPQELLTQANAILGNGQLSLAKFLWITDDPDQTLKIHDEAAFFHHMLSRVDWRRDLHFQTRTTIDTLDYSGSGFNQGSKVVIAATGPPVRTLGDTVPSDLRLPDGFRNPRVVIPGILAIEAPPCRTEEDRRQLATFASTCDSGPGLDSFPLITLVDDSQFAASHFRNWLWTTFTRSNPAIDLDGIGAGTEYKHWGCRGSLVIDARIKPHHAPPLIEDPQVTAKVDARATRGDALAKFL; encoded by the coding sequence GTGAAGCACCGCAGTACCCGAGACGTTGTCGAAGACCTGCGCCGTGATGGTCGATTGATCGAGGTCACCGACGAAGTTGACCCGCACCTCGAAATGGCCGAGATCCAGCGCCGAGTCTATGCCCGCGGCGGCCCCGGGTTGTTGTTCTCTCGTGTCCGCGGGACCCGTTTCCCCGCAGCGTCCAATCTGTTCGGATCCTTGGACCAGGCTAGGTACCTGTTTCGTGACACGTTGGAATCGGTGCGTCGTTTGATTGAGGTCAAACTGGATCCGTCGGTGTTGCCGAAACATCCGCTTCGCTATGCCGGCGTGCCGATGACGGCGCTTCGCATGTTGCCTCGGTCGGTGCGCAGCGGCGCCGTCCAAGCGAACCAGTGTCAGATATCGGACCTGCCGCCGATCCAATCGTGGCCCGACGACGGTGGCGCGTTCGTGACGCTGCCCCAGGTGCTGAGCGACGATCCGACCGCCGCGGGGGAATCCCAGCAAACCCGGTTGATGCGAGCCAACCTGGGGATGTACCGAATCCAGCTCAGCGGGAATCAGTACGTGCCCGACCGCGAAATTGGATTGCACTACCAGATCCACCGTGGCATCGGTGTCCATCACCGGGCGGCGCTGGATCGTGATCAGCCGCTGCGGGTTTGCATCACGGTGGGTGGTTCACCGGCAATGTCGTTGGCGGCCGTGATGCCGCTGCCCGAAGGATTGACCGAGTTGACGTTTGGGGGAGCCCTATCGGGACGACGGATCCGAATGGTCCGTGGTTCGCATGCACCGGTGTATGCCGATGCCGACTTTGCGATCATCGGTACGATCGATCCCAGCCGCACCAAACCGGAGGGCCCGTTTGGTGATCACCTGGGGTACTACAGTCTGCAGCATCCATTCCCAATGATGTCCGTCGAAAAAGTGTGGCACCGCGACGACGCGATTTGGCCGTTCACCGTGGTCGGGCGCCCGCCGCAAGAAGACACGACGTTCGGGCAGTTGATCCATGAATTGACCGACCCGATCATTCCCACCGTTATCCCCGGGGTCAAAGCGGTTCATGCGGTCGATGCCGCCGGTGTGCACCCGTTGCTGTTGGCGATTGGTAGCGAGCGTTACATGCCCTACATCCAACGCAGCGAACCCCAGGAATTGTTGACACAGGCCAATGCGATCCTGGGCAACGGCCAACTATCGCTGGCCAAGTTCCTGTGGATCACCGATGACCCGGACCAGACGCTGAAGATCCACGACGAAGCCGCATTTTTTCACCACATGCTAAGCCGAGTCGATTGGCGGCGTGATCTGCATTTTCAAACGCGAACGACGATCGATACTTTGGACTACAGCGGCAGCGGTTTCAACCAAGGATCCAAAGTCGTGATCGCCGCAACCGGACCGCCCGTCCGCACACTTGGCGACACCGTGCCAAGCGATCTGAGGCTGCCCGATGGGTTTCGCAATCCTCGTGTCGTGATCCCTGGCATTTTGGCGATCGAAGCACCCCCGTGCCGCACCGAGGAAGATCGACGCCAGCTGGCAACTTTTGCATCGACCTGTGATTCGGGACCGGGGCTGGATTCATTCCCCTTGATCACGTTGGTCGACGACAGCCAGTTTGCGGCCAGTCATTTTCGCAATTGGCTTTGGACCACATTCACTCGCAGCAACCCGGCCATCGACCTGGATGGGATCGGTGCTGGTACGGAATACAAACATTGGGGTTGCCGAGGCTCGCTCGTCATCGATGCGCGAATCAAACCGCATCATGCCCCGCCATTGATCGAGGATCCGCAGGTGACAGCGAAGGTCGACGCGCGGGCGACACGTGGCGACGCACTGGCAAAGTTTCTGTAG
- a CDS encoding type II and III secretion system protein family protein → MEMKRSTARSFAAILMLAVAASVSPGSAFAQGNPVRLASDTSAVNRNISQSVERLEMLVKSSRILTLEDRIPKFQVHNEGILGATPISQNQVQIFAKAPGTTQLNLWDTNDKLYTVDVTVMPDAREVEGILAMQLPLASLKVLPINNSAIISGSVTNVDEVDRAVAIVEQFYPTVVNNIRVVGVQQILLHTQIMEVSRTKLRDLGIDWGSFTENGFFYSSPGSLVDLGQSTTGGLLPSTEGVLNSTNRLFASGGDFTAMIAALRRQDLIKFLAEPTVVATHGRPARFNVGGKVPYLVPSGNGSITVQYEEYGTAVDFLPFVVGPGRVRLEVRPEVSEPDASNGITASGVSVTAFRSRYVETAVELQAGQTFAIAGLLQSRTESVTRATPLLGELPFIGTMFRRVREERNDIELLITVTPEFVSAMDAHEVPPGGPGLNTTSPTDSELFLKGHIEVPNNLMQDCNYPGQGGYSTGNGYGSGIQPNEIHGGVVLPPGAIVPGQQPVQVGDGVTISAPE, encoded by the coding sequence ATGGAAATGAAACGATCGACGGCAAGGTCATTCGCCGCCATCCTCATGCTTGCTGTCGCTGCTAGCGTCAGCCCGGGTAGCGCGTTTGCTCAAGGGAATCCGGTGCGACTCGCATCGGATACTTCGGCGGTAAACCGAAATATCTCGCAATCGGTCGAACGTCTGGAAATGCTCGTCAAGAGCAGCCGTATCCTCACCTTGGAAGATCGGATTCCAAAGTTCCAAGTGCACAACGAAGGCATCTTGGGCGCCACGCCGATTTCGCAAAACCAAGTTCAGATCTTTGCGAAGGCGCCCGGCACGACTCAACTAAACCTTTGGGATACCAACGACAAACTGTACACGGTTGACGTCACCGTCATGCCCGATGCACGGGAAGTCGAAGGCATCCTGGCGATGCAGTTGCCACTTGCATCCTTGAAAGTGCTGCCGATCAACAACAGTGCCATCATCTCGGGATCGGTGACCAACGTTGATGAAGTTGACCGTGCGGTTGCCATCGTCGAACAATTCTATCCCACCGTGGTCAACAACATCCGTGTGGTCGGTGTCCAGCAAATCCTGCTGCACACGCAGATCATGGAAGTCTCGCGAACGAAACTTCGCGACCTGGGGATCGACTGGGGAAGCTTTACTGAAAATGGTTTCTTCTATTCGTCGCCTGGTAGTCTGGTCGACTTGGGTCAAAGCACCACCGGCGGTCTGCTGCCGTCCACCGAAGGCGTGCTGAACAGTACCAACCGATTGTTTGCCAGTGGTGGCGACTTCACCGCCATGATCGCTGCCCTGCGGCGTCAAGACTTGATCAAGTTCCTGGCCGAACCCACCGTGGTTGCAACGCACGGTCGCCCAGCACGTTTCAATGTCGGTGGTAAAGTGCCTTACCTGGTTCCGTCCGGAAACGGCTCGATCACCGTCCAGTACGAAGAGTACGGCACGGCAGTCGATTTCTTGCCCTTCGTGGTTGGACCGGGACGTGTTCGATTGGAAGTCCGCCCCGAAGTCTCGGAACCGGATGCGTCCAACGGGATCACGGCCAGCGGCGTTTCGGTCACCGCATTCCGTTCACGCTATGTCGAAACCGCGGTTGAACTGCAAGCCGGACAGACGTTCGCGATTGCTGGTTTGCTGCAGAGCCGAACGGAATCGGTCACACGGGCCACACCGCTGTTGGGCGAACTGCCGTTCATCGGAACCATGTTCCGCCGTGTTCGCGAAGAACGCAACGATATCGAACTGTTGATCACCGTGACGCCTGAATTTGTCAGTGCCATGGATGCTCATGAAGTGCCACCCGGCGGACCTGGTTTGAATACGACCTCGCCCACCGACAGCGAACTGTTCCTGAAGGGACACATCGAAGTGCCTAACAATCTGATGCAAGACTGCAACTACCCCGGGCAAGGTGGCTACAGCACAGGCAATGGATACGGTTCGGGCATCCAGCCCAACGAAATTCACGGTGGCGTCGTGCTGCCACCGGGTGCGATTGTACCGGGGCAACAGCCGGTTCAGGTCGGCGATGGGGTCACCATCAGTGCACCCGAATAA
- a CDS encoding SDR family NAD(P)-dependent oxidoreductase — MTSLFETFGVPDPVALVTGSGAPRVGRAIARHLASLGCRLALHANTSVDQAQQVADELRQQHALDVIVTQGALDDDGVAESLVDQTGDHFGRLDILVNSAAIWRPTPLADVTAAEMRRYFEINTIASFLCARAAGMIMAKQDRGGSIINIGDWATGRPYLDHAAYFPSKGAVEVMTRSLAVELSQLNRGIRVNCIQPGPVLLDDSVSDNKRGKIAESTLVGRVGTPQNVAHAVQFLCENDFVNGVCLPVDGGRGIYAPDGMQVGMNTG; from the coding sequence ATGACAAGTTTATTCGAGACCTTTGGTGTTCCCGACCCCGTGGCGCTGGTGACCGGCAGCGGTGCGCCGCGCGTCGGGCGAGCGATTGCCCGGCATTTGGCAAGTCTGGGATGTCGTCTGGCCCTGCATGCCAACACCTCGGTCGATCAAGCCCAGCAGGTCGCCGATGAACTGCGTCAGCAACACGCCCTGGACGTCATCGTCACGCAAGGTGCACTGGACGATGACGGCGTCGCCGAGTCGCTGGTCGACCAGACTGGCGACCACTTTGGACGACTGGATATCTTGGTCAACAGCGCCGCGATATGGCGACCCACGCCGCTGGCCGACGTTACCGCCGCCGAGATGCGAAGGTACTTTGAAATCAACACCATTGCGTCGTTCTTGTGTGCGCGTGCCGCTGGCATGATCATGGCCAAACAAGATCGTGGCGGATCGATCATCAACATCGGTGACTGGGCAACCGGTCGACCGTACTTGGATCACGCCGCGTACTTTCCTAGCAAGGGAGCGGTCGAGGTGATGACGCGATCGCTGGCCGTCGAACTGTCTCAGTTGAACCGTGGAATCCGAGTCAATTGCATCCAACCAGGGCCCGTGCTGTTGGACGATTCGGTGTCGGACAACAAGCGTGGCAAGATTGCTGAAAGCACGTTGGTCGGCCGAGTCGGAACGCCGCAGAATGTGGCGCACGCCGTTCAATTCCTCTGCGAGAATGATTTCGTCAACGGCGTCTGTCTGCCGGTCGACGGTGGACGTGGCATCTACGCCCCCGATGGCATGCAAGTCGGTATGAATACAGGTTAG
- a CDS encoding RNA polymerase sigma factor, with protein MEQPLAPGIADRLRRSESKAVESVVDAFHAPIYRYLVCRGSTASEAEELTSEVFFQILKNISSFRGGDDQVRAFVFSTARHVRANSYRMRSRSARTMDRAMAIADSQASPMERLLADERQAKVVEAIGQLNEVAREIIVLRFVEGLSMIEIATICGMPMGTVKSHLYRAKQELKQELSDSEPHK; from the coding sequence ATGGAACAACCACTAGCGCCGGGAATCGCCGATCGCCTCCGGCGGAGTGAATCGAAAGCGGTCGAATCCGTTGTCGATGCCTTTCATGCGCCGATCTATCGATACTTGGTATGCCGTGGCTCCACCGCATCGGAAGCTGAAGAACTGACGTCCGAGGTTTTTTTTCAAATCCTCAAGAACATTTCGAGCTTTCGCGGTGGTGACGATCAGGTGCGTGCATTCGTGTTCTCGACGGCAAGGCACGTTCGCGCCAATAGTTATCGAATGCGATCACGCAGTGCGCGTACGATGGATCGCGCAATGGCGATCGCCGACTCTCAGGCTTCACCAATGGAGCGATTGTTGGCCGACGAACGCCAAGCAAAGGTCGTCGAGGCGATTGGACAACTCAACGAAGTGGCGAGGGAAATCATTGTGCTGCGTTTCGTCGAAGGTCTTTCAATGATTGAAATTGCAACGATCTGCGGAATGCCCATGGGGACCGTCAAAAGTCACCTTTACCGTGCAAAACAAGAATTGAAACAGGAATTATCTGATTCGGAGCCACATAAATGA
- a CDS encoding AAA family ATPase, which yields MSNVLRIALVDPSDGSREALKGKLLGMDTIWLEADCSRYEFFPDVIEQTAPDVGVITLDSNPEKAIELIQRLATSAPDTAILAASEQTDGQLILRTMRAGAREFLTLPLSSDDLDEALRRVSQMKFGSADAGGRSCEVYAIAGATGGVGSTSTAVNLGCVLASEPQNSVALLDLDLALGDADVFLDSIPDYTLADVVQNISRLDIQLLKRSLTKHSSGLYLLPRPVELQDTLSITDDSIRKVIGLLKASFTHLIIDLSKTYSSVDMAAIESATRVVLVTQLDLPCLRNVVRLMMGFEEIDDLHNKVEIVVNRAGLETGQISLKKAKETLGREIFALLPNDYRTMVEVRNNGVPLIVQAPKAAITQGIRELAEKLEKGSSPAAEAGEEPAKASESKWKKFWPGVKQ from the coding sequence ATGAGTAACGTTCTAAGAATCGCGCTGGTCGATCCCAGTGACGGATCACGCGAAGCCCTGAAGGGTAAACTTCTGGGCATGGATACGATCTGGCTAGAAGCCGACTGTTCTCGTTACGAGTTCTTTCCGGACGTCATTGAACAGACGGCGCCCGATGTTGGTGTGATCACGTTGGATTCGAATCCTGAAAAGGCAATCGAGCTGATTCAGCGACTGGCAACCTCGGCTCCCGACACGGCGATCTTGGCAGCCAGCGAACAGACCGATGGTCAGTTGATCCTGCGTACGATGCGAGCCGGTGCACGCGAATTTTTGACGTTGCCGCTATCCAGCGACGACCTTGACGAAGCGCTGCGACGTGTCAGTCAGATGAAGTTCGGATCGGCCGATGCGGGCGGACGTAGCTGCGAAGTGTATGCGATTGCAGGTGCAACCGGCGGTGTTGGGTCGACCAGTACGGCCGTCAATTTGGGATGCGTTCTAGCATCGGAACCACAAAACAGTGTTGCTCTGTTGGATTTGGACCTTGCGCTCGGCGACGCCGACGTGTTCTTGGATTCGATTCCCGACTACACCTTGGCCGACGTCGTCCAGAACATTTCTCGCCTGGACATTCAGCTGCTGAAACGATCGTTGACCAAGCACAGCAGCGGTCTGTACCTGTTGCCGCGACCGGTCGAACTACAAGACACACTATCGATTACCGACGATAGCATTCGCAAAGTCATCGGGTTGCTGAAGGCATCGTTCACGCACCTGATCATCGACTTGTCGAAGACCTATAGCAGTGTCGATATGGCGGCCATCGAAAGCGCGACTCGCGTCGTGCTGGTCACCCAGTTGGACCTGCCCTGTTTGCGCAATGTTGTGCGTTTGATGATGGGATTCGAAGAAATCGATGACCTGCACAACAAAGTCGAAATCGTGGTCAACCGCGCCGGACTGGAAACCGGACAAATCAGTCTGAAGAAAGCAAAAGAAACACTGGGACGTGAAATCTTTGCGCTGCTTCCGAACGATTACCGCACCATGGTCGAAGTCCGCAACAACGGGGTCCCGTTGATCGTGCAGGCACCCAAGGCGGCGATCACTCAAGGCATTCGCGAACTGGCCGAAAAGCTGGAAAAGGGTTCCTCGCCCGCAGCCGAGGCTGGCGAAGAACCAGCCAAGGCGAGCGAGAGCAAATGGAAAAAGTTCTGGCCCGGCGTCAAGCAGTAA
- a CDS encoding leucyl aminopeptidase, with the protein MLESLPLPSPQLTLSTDPLGEDADVLVVGLSGTDNASPLMVELDKRTDHWLTGLVEKQQLRSKKGEMSLIASPLSTGPTMLLVVGLGNKPICRADAFDFASAAIRHLSDRHRKRVVIALAESMSDSVHDSLVAGSIAGCEGQAIYQAEPTAKVPVAIAFAGIEQASIRRGEVIGTSINHTRRLVNEPPAMVYPESFAAAATRIADDSGLQIEIWDEAKLEAEGCRAIMAVGKGSAAKPRLVILKHNGGGDEAPIALVGKGVTFDSGGLSLKPSDGMIDMKCDMAGAATVVGVMRAIAKLGVKQNVIGLCGLAENMVSSNCYKLGDVIETRSGKTIEIRNTDAEGRVVLADTLDVAIQHSPRSMVDLATLTGACMVALGNEVAGLMPNDVELCRTVEAAAAEEGEPVWQLPMLELYNEKVKSKIADIKNVGEGRWGGAITAAKFLENFVGDVPWVHIDIAGPAFADSAKPKRDAGATGVMVRTLVRWIEDGGGKPVSK; encoded by the coding sequence ATGCTTGAAAGCTTGCCGCTTCCTTCGCCCCAATTGACACTTTCCACCGATCCGCTCGGCGAAGACGCGGATGTTTTGGTGGTTGGCTTGTCTGGCACTGACAACGCGTCGCCGTTGATGGTGGAACTGGACAAACGAACCGACCATTGGCTGACGGGGTTGGTCGAAAAACAGCAGTTGAGGAGCAAAAAGGGCGAGATGAGTCTGATTGCGTCACCGCTTTCGACCGGGCCCACCATGTTGCTAGTCGTCGGGCTGGGCAACAAACCGATCTGCCGTGCCGATGCCTTTGATTTTGCGTCGGCCGCGATTCGTCATCTGTCGGATCGGCATCGCAAACGAGTCGTGATCGCGCTCGCAGAATCGATGTCCGATTCGGTGCATGATTCGCTGGTTGCCGGATCGATCGCGGGATGCGAAGGCCAAGCCATCTATCAAGCCGAACCGACCGCGAAAGTCCCCGTCGCCATTGCCTTTGCGGGCATCGAACAAGCATCGATCCGTCGTGGCGAAGTGATCGGGACATCGATCAACCACACTCGTCGTTTGGTCAACGAGCCGCCGGCGATGGTCTATCCCGAAAGCTTCGCCGCAGCCGCAACCCGCATCGCGGATGACTCGGGTCTGCAGATCGAAATCTGGGACGAAGCCAAACTAGAGGCCGAAGGGTGCCGAGCGATCATGGCGGTGGGCAAGGGATCCGCAGCCAAACCACGACTGGTCATCCTGAAACACAACGGCGGTGGCGACGAAGCACCGATCGCCTTGGTCGGCAAGGGAGTCACGTTTGACAGTGGCGGACTGTCGCTGAAACCTAGCGACGGCATGATCGACATGAAATGCGACATGGCCGGTGCAGCAACCGTGGTGGGCGTGATGCGGGCGATCGCCAAACTAGGCGTCAAGCAAAACGTGATCGGCCTGTGCGGCTTGGCCGAGAACATGGTCAGCAGCAACTGTTACAAGTTGGGCGACGTGATTGAAACGCGTAGCGGAAAGACGATCGAAATCCGCAACACCGACGCCGAGGGTCGAGTCGTTTTGGCGGACACCCTGGACGTCGCGATCCAGCACTCGCCGCGTTCCATGGTCGACCTAGCCACTTTGACGGGGGCCTGCATGGTCGCTTTGGGAAACGAAGTCGCTGGCCTGATGCCCAACGATGTTGAACTTTGCCGAACCGTCGAAGCCGCTGCCGCCGAAGAGGGCGAACCGGTTTGGCAGTTGCCGATGTTGGAACTGTACAACGAGAAAGTCAAAAGCAAGATTGCGGACATCAAGAACGTTGGCGAAGGCCGCTGGGGCGGCGCCATCACGGCCGCAAAGTTCCTAGAAAACTTCGTCGGCGACGTGCCCTGGGTCCATATCGACATTGCCGGTCCGGCGTTCGCCGATTCCGCAAAACCGAAGCGAGACGCAGGGGCCACCGGTGTGATGGTTCGCACGTTGGTCCGGTGGATCGAAGACGGCGGTGGCAAACCCGTTTCCAAGTAA
- the cpaB gene encoding Flp pilus assembly protein CpaB: MRKSLYLLIALVCGTVATVLANQWLKAQASSAGGGSMTEIFVATAAIDIGEAITAERVRLEQWPSDRIPQGSSGDFEVLKGKYAKQRFYVGEAIMPVKLMDENWTTVPKGYRVVALKATDVSIANLIQPGDRVDVLAYFTKSDLIPQSMSKTVLMGVRVYALDGDTERRAGEDKNKNLRNIQLLIHEKDTDAWQYAQELGNVRLSLGSDADYSTEDGSNQAGKEFLAWLEDHRAAQEQAELLKERERRAMEASRNTRPEAVAVKKRDENGFAMFKMSEGRMIEYWIVPGKLPVRVGEVGDTTETETVLDAVDPVDADATAEEDSSAYLTGQDSPFYQPPSGPSTTTN, translated from the coding sequence ATGCGAAAATCCCTTTACCTATTGATCGCTCTGGTTTGTGGAACCGTTGCTACGGTTCTGGCCAATCAGTGGCTTAAGGCACAAGCCAGCAGCGCGGGTGGCGGCAGCATGACCGAAATCTTCGTCGCGACGGCGGCCATCGACATTGGCGAAGCGATCACGGCCGAACGTGTTCGCTTGGAACAATGGCCATCTGACCGCATCCCGCAGGGATCCAGCGGCGACTTCGAAGTGCTGAAGGGCAAGTACGCCAAGCAGCGTTTCTATGTTGGCGAAGCGATCATGCCCGTCAAATTGATGGACGAAAACTGGACCACGGTTCCTAAGGGATACCGGGTCGTCGCTTTGAAGGCCACGGACGTTTCGATCGCGAACCTGATCCAACCGGGCGACCGGGTCGACGTGCTGGCCTACTTTACCAAGAGCGACTTGATCCCCCAAAGCATGAGCAAAACCGTGCTGATGGGTGTGCGAGTGTACGCATTGGACGGCGACACAGAGCGTCGTGCCGGCGAAGACAAGAACAAAAACCTACGAAACATTCAGTTGCTGATCCATGAAAAGGACACCGACGCTTGGCAGTACGCCCAAGAATTAGGGAACGTCCGATTGAGTCTGGGCAGCGATGCTGACTACAGCACCGAAGATGGGTCCAACCAAGCCGGGAAAGAGTTCTTGGCATGGTTGGAAGATCATCGTGCAGCACAAGAACAAGCCGAGTTGCTGAAAGAACGCGAACGACGCGCCATGGAAGCCAGCCGGAACACTCGGCCCGAAGCCGTCGCCGTCAAAAAGCGTGACGAGAATGGTTTCGCCATGTTCAAGATGTCCGAAGGACGGATGATCGAATATTGGATCGTGCCTGGCAAATTGCCTGTACGAGTTGGCGAAGTCGGTGACACGACCGAAACCGAAACCGTCCTCGATGCCGTTGACCCGGTCGATGCCGATGCGACCGCCGAAGAAGATTCCAGCGCCTACCTGACCGGACAAGACAGTCCGTTCTACCAGCCGCCTAGTGGCCCGAGTACGACCACCAACTGA